In Arthrobacter sp. SLBN-83, one DNA window encodes the following:
- a CDS encoding FAD-dependent oxidoreductase, with amino-acid sequence MTSLESLPVAVIGAGPVGLAAAAHLLERGLEPLVLEAGPTVGAAIRAWGHVRVFSTWKYNLDPASVRLLERSGWEAPRPTALPYGSQIVSEYLEPLAATPELKDRIRTGSRVLAVTRQGMDKGRSQGRDSAPFLLRVEHDGGKVTEVLARAVIDTSGTWSTPAPLGSSGLPVPGEAEARAAGLVTGPLPDVSAGGFAGRRTLVIGSGHSAANMVLDLARVARANPGTEVLWAIRAATPARAYGGGDADQLPARGQLGALLRTAVESGAVQLLTSFRTASIDVNADSVTVHAADGRSVEVGRVIPATGFRPDLAMLSELRLDLDPAVDAPKALGPLIDPDFHSCGTVPAHGARILEQPEKDFYLAGMKSYGRAPTFLMATGYEQVRSIAAALAGDTEAADTVELELPETGVCSTSIPDDAGDSVGDTCCAAQAPVPVSIGFPTGLQHGRTGETISG; translated from the coding sequence ATGACATCACTGGAATCCCTGCCCGTTGCCGTGATCGGCGCCGGCCCCGTCGGCCTGGCCGCGGCCGCGCATCTGCTGGAACGCGGCCTGGAGCCGCTGGTCCTGGAGGCCGGCCCCACGGTGGGCGCTGCCATCCGTGCATGGGGCCACGTCCGCGTGTTCTCCACCTGGAAGTACAACCTCGATCCCGCCTCCGTGCGGCTGCTGGAACGCTCCGGCTGGGAAGCGCCACGACCCACCGCCCTGCCCTACGGCTCCCAGATCGTCTCCGAGTATCTGGAACCCCTGGCCGCAACGCCGGAACTGAAGGACCGGATCAGGACCGGGTCCAGGGTTCTCGCCGTCACCCGACAGGGCATGGACAAAGGCCGCAGCCAGGGCAGGGACAGCGCCCCGTTCCTCCTGCGCGTAGAGCACGACGGCGGCAAAGTTACCGAGGTGCTGGCCCGCGCCGTCATTGATACGTCCGGAACGTGGAGCACCCCGGCGCCGCTGGGATCCTCCGGGCTGCCGGTTCCGGGAGAAGCTGAAGCACGCGCCGCCGGGCTGGTCACGGGGCCGCTGCCTGATGTTTCCGCCGGCGGTTTCGCCGGCCGCCGCACCTTGGTGATCGGTTCCGGGCACTCGGCGGCCAACATGGTCCTTGACCTGGCCCGCGTGGCCCGCGCCAACCCCGGCACGGAAGTCCTCTGGGCCATCCGCGCCGCCACGCCTGCCCGTGCCTACGGTGGCGGCGACGCCGACCAGCTGCCTGCCCGCGGCCAGCTCGGGGCCCTGCTCCGCACCGCCGTCGAGAGCGGGGCCGTCCAGCTCCTGACCAGCTTCCGCACCGCTTCCATCGACGTAAATGCCGACTCCGTCACCGTGCACGCCGCGGACGGCCGCAGCGTCGAGGTGGGCCGGGTCATTCCTGCCACCGGGTTCCGCCCGGACCTGGCCATGCTCTCGGAGCTGCGGCTGGACCTGGACCCGGCCGTGGACGCCCCCAAGGCGTTGGGCCCGCTGATCGATCCGGACTTCCACAGCTGCGGCACGGTCCCCGCCCACGGCGCCCGGATCCTCGAGCAGCCGGAGAAGGATTTCTACCTGGCCGGCATGAAGTCCTACGGCCGGGCGCCCACGTTCCTCATGGCCACCGGGTACGAGCAGGTCCGCTCCATCGCCGCCGCCCTGGCCGGAGACACCGAAGCAGCTGACACCGTGGAACTTGAACTGCCGGAGACCGGCGTCTGCTCCACCAGCATTCCCGACGATGCAGGCGACTCTGTTGGCGACACCTGCTGCGCCGCCCAGGCACCGGTACCCGTGAGCATCGGGTTTCCCACGGGACTCCAGCACGGCCGTACGGGCGAAACCATCTCGGGGTAG
- a CDS encoding GNAT family N-acetyltransferase, with translation MDSPATIRPMCPDDWDAVHAIYAAGIATGEATFESEPPTWEAFDGVRLPRHRIVAEDAGSVLGWAAVSRVSSREVYRGLVEHSIYVSPQAQGRGVGRLLLNALIESTEAAGIWTIQSSIFPENAASLALHQKLGFRVVGTRERIARISHGPKAGHWQDTLLLERRSHVAGTE, from the coding sequence ATGGACAGTCCCGCCACCATCCGCCCCATGTGCCCCGACGACTGGGACGCGGTCCACGCGATCTACGCCGCCGGAATCGCCACGGGGGAGGCGACCTTTGAGAGCGAACCGCCCACCTGGGAAGCGTTCGACGGCGTGCGGCTGCCACGGCACCGGATCGTCGCCGAAGATGCGGGGAGCGTTTTGGGCTGGGCCGCCGTCTCGCGTGTTTCGTCACGTGAGGTGTACCGGGGCCTCGTGGAGCACTCCATTTATGTGTCCCCGCAGGCACAGGGCCGCGGCGTGGGCCGGCTGCTCCTGAATGCCCTGATTGAATCAACGGAAGCGGCGGGCATCTGGACCATCCAGTCCAGCATCTTCCCCGAAAACGCGGCGAGCCTGGCACTGCACCAAAAGCTGGGCTTCCGGGTGGTGGGAACCCGGGAGCGGATCGCCCGGATCAGCCACGGCCCCAAAGCCGGCCACTGGCAGGACACCCTGCTCCTGGAACGCCGCAGCCACGTAGCCGGGACCGAATAG
- a CDS encoding amino acid transporter, with protein MTTLSRPPADPSAQHARGRKAFQGWLLFGLQDSKGAHPGPGGVPTQHEKKHSWWQVMCLTGVDYFSTLGYQPAIAALAAGVISPLATLVLVAVTLLGALPVYRRVAGESPRGEGSIAMLERLLPRWGGKLLVLVLLGFAATDFMITMTLSAADATAHLLGNPVAPGWLQDQNVPVTLFLLALLAAVFLRGFKEAIGIAVVLVALYLGLNAIVVAVTFAQVLSHPAAAGDWWTNLWVSHGNPVMAVAIALLVFPKLALGLSGFETGVAVMPQVLGAPEDTEENPAGRIRGTRRMLTTAAVIMSAFLLTSSFITVVLIPEQEFQPGGQANGRALAYLAHEYLGVGFGSVYDISTIGILWFAGASAMAGLLNLVPRYLPRYGMAPAWAKAVRPLVLVFTLVGFLITFIFKADVDAQGGAYATGVLVLMTSAAVAVTLSARRRRQRNLTVGFGAISVVFAYTTVANIFERPEGIRIAAIFILGIIVISLLSRVRRSFELHATRVHLDQQALEFMSSTLDGPIAIIAHEPLRMTAEAYRDKLESAIEVSHLPLAGDALFLEVVVDDSSDFETELHVRGVNRHGYHILEVHGPVVPNTIASVLLHIRDVTGLMPHIYFRWTEGNPITNLVRFLFLGEGEIAPVTREVLREAVPDVTQRPWVHVG; from the coding sequence ATGACCACGTTAAGCAGGCCCCCGGCGGATCCTTCCGCGCAGCACGCGCGCGGAAGGAAAGCGTTCCAGGGCTGGCTGCTGTTTGGGCTCCAGGACAGCAAGGGCGCACATCCCGGCCCGGGCGGCGTGCCGACGCAGCACGAGAAGAAGCACTCATGGTGGCAGGTCATGTGCCTGACGGGCGTGGACTACTTCTCCACCCTGGGCTACCAGCCGGCCATCGCCGCGCTCGCCGCCGGGGTCATCTCCCCGCTGGCCACCCTGGTGCTGGTGGCGGTGACCCTGCTGGGTGCCCTGCCGGTGTACCGCCGGGTAGCCGGTGAAAGCCCCCGCGGTGAGGGCTCCATTGCCATGCTCGAGCGGCTGCTGCCGCGCTGGGGCGGCAAACTGCTGGTGCTGGTCCTCCTGGGGTTTGCAGCCACTGACTTCATGATCACCATGACCCTGTCGGCAGCGGACGCCACCGCGCACCTGCTCGGCAACCCGGTGGCGCCCGGGTGGCTCCAGGACCAGAACGTCCCGGTCACACTCTTCCTGCTTGCCTTGCTGGCGGCCGTGTTCCTGCGCGGGTTCAAGGAAGCCATCGGCATCGCCGTCGTCCTGGTGGCGCTCTACTTGGGCCTGAACGCCATCGTGGTGGCCGTTACTTTCGCCCAGGTACTCTCGCACCCCGCAGCCGCAGGAGACTGGTGGACCAACCTGTGGGTGTCGCACGGAAATCCGGTGATGGCCGTCGCCATCGCGCTGCTCGTGTTCCCCAAACTGGCCCTGGGCCTGTCCGGCTTCGAAACCGGCGTGGCCGTGATGCCGCAAGTCCTGGGGGCCCCGGAGGACACGGAGGAAAACCCGGCCGGCCGCATCCGGGGTACCCGGCGCATGCTCACCACCGCCGCCGTGATCATGAGCGCCTTCCTGCTGACCTCCAGCTTCATCACGGTGGTCCTGATCCCCGAACAGGAGTTCCAGCCCGGCGGCCAGGCGAACGGCCGCGCCTTGGCCTACCTTGCGCACGAATACCTCGGCGTGGGGTTCGGCAGCGTTTACGACATCAGCACCATCGGCATCCTCTGGTTCGCCGGCGCATCGGCCATGGCCGGCCTGCTGAACCTGGTGCCGCGCTACCTGCCGCGGTACGGCATGGCCCCGGCGTGGGCCAAGGCCGTCCGGCCGCTGGTGCTCGTCTTCACGCTGGTCGGCTTCCTGATCACCTTCATCTTCAAGGCCGACGTCGATGCCCAGGGCGGTGCCTACGCCACCGGCGTCCTGGTGCTGATGACCTCCGCCGCGGTGGCCGTCACGCTGTCCGCGCGCCGGCGCAGGCAACGGAACCTCACCGTGGGTTTTGGCGCCATCTCCGTGGTGTTCGCGTACACCACGGTGGCCAACATCTTTGAACGGCCCGAGGGCATCCGGATCGCCGCCATCTTCATCCTGGGCATCATCGTCATCTCGCTGCTGTCCAGGGTCCGCCGCTCCTTTGAACTCCACGCCACCCGGGTGCACCTGGACCAGCAGGCCCTGGAGTTCATGTCCAGCACCCTGGACGGGCCTATCGCGATCATCGCGCACGAGCCGCTGCGGATGACCGCGGAGGCCTACCGGGACAAACTCGAGTCAGCCATCGAGGTCAGCCACCTGCCGCTGGCCGGCGACGCCCTGTTCCTCGAGGTGGTGGTGGATGATTCCTCCGACTTTGAAACCGAACTGCACGTCCGGGGCGTGAACCGGCACGGGTACCACATCCTCGAAGTCCACGGGCCGGTGGTCCCCAACACCATCGCCTCCGTCCTGCTGCACATCCGGGACGTCACCGGGCTCATGCCGCACATCTACTTCCGCTGGACCGAGGGCAACCCCATCACCAACCTGGTGCGGTTCCTGTTCCTGGGCGAGGGTGAGATCGCGCCGGTCACGCGGGAGGTCCTTCGCGAGGCCGTTCCGGATGTCACGCAGCGCCCGTGGGTGCACGTCGGCTGA
- a CDS encoding arsenate reductase ArsC, whose translation MSRKPSVLFVCVHNAGRSQMAAAFLTSLSQGAIEVRSAGSQPADKVNPAAVQAMAEVGIDMSAEIPKILTTEAVQDSDVVITMGCGDECPYFPGKRYEDWVLEDPAGKGVDSVRPIRDEIRTRVEALIDSLIPASA comes from the coding sequence ATGAGCCGCAAGCCCTCCGTCCTCTTCGTCTGCGTCCACAACGCCGGCCGCTCCCAGATGGCCGCCGCCTTCCTCACCAGCCTCTCGCAGGGCGCCATCGAGGTCCGCTCCGCCGGCTCGCAGCCTGCGGACAAGGTCAACCCGGCCGCGGTCCAGGCCATGGCAGAGGTTGGCATCGACATGTCCGCCGAGATTCCCAAGATCCTCACCACGGAAGCCGTACAGGACTCGGACGTGGTGATCACCATGGGCTGCGGCGACGAATGCCCCTACTTCCCCGGCAAGCGCTACGAGGACTGGGTGCTGGAGGACCCCGCCGGCAAGGGCGTGGACTCCGTCAGGCCCATCCGCGACGAAATCAGGACCCGCGTCGAAGCCCTGATCGACTCCCTCATCCCCGCTTCCGCCTGA
- a CDS encoding aquaporin, whose amino-acid sequence MTVLVRRAAAEFIGTAFLVMAVVGSGVMASQLSPDDAGLQLLQNSLATGAALVALIVALQPVSASFNPVVTLVERALGMIDSGTAAALIVGQVLGGLAGTVAANLMFGLDAVSWSTHQRSGPSLWLAEVIATVGLLLVIFGTVRSGRADRVAFAVGGYITAAYWFTSSTSFANPAVTIARTVTDTFAGIAPPSAPAFILAQLLGGAAGYVLVRFLYPSIATPAVATADRKVLS is encoded by the coding sequence GTGACGGTCTTGGTCCGCCGCGCCGCCGCAGAATTTATTGGCACCGCGTTCCTGGTCATGGCTGTGGTGGGCTCGGGCGTGATGGCGTCGCAGCTTTCACCGGACGACGCCGGCCTGCAGCTTTTGCAGAACAGCCTCGCCACGGGTGCCGCGCTGGTGGCGCTCATCGTGGCACTGCAGCCGGTATCGGCGTCGTTCAATCCGGTGGTGACCCTTGTGGAACGTGCGCTGGGGATGATCGACAGCGGGACGGCCGCGGCCCTGATCGTTGGACAGGTCCTGGGCGGCCTGGCCGGAACCGTGGCCGCGAACCTGATGTTCGGGCTGGACGCCGTGTCCTGGTCCACGCACCAGCGCTCAGGGCCCTCACTCTGGCTGGCCGAAGTCATCGCCACCGTGGGGCTGCTGCTGGTCATCTTCGGAACCGTCCGTTCCGGCCGGGCGGATCGGGTGGCCTTCGCCGTCGGAGGCTACATCACCGCCGCGTACTGGTTCACCAGCTCCACCAGCTTCGCCAACCCGGCGGTGACCATCGCGCGGACCGTCACGGACACCTTTGCCGGCATCGCACCGCCGTCGGCCCCTGCCTTCATCCTGGCCCAGCTGCTTGGCGGCGCCGCCGGCTACGTCCTGGTCCGTTTCCTCTACCCCTCCATCGCCACTCCCGCCGTCGCCACGGCCGATCGAAAGGTTCTCTCATGA
- the map gene encoding type I methionyl aminopeptidase has protein sequence MIEILNPAEVARARETGALVADILQAMKNRATVGTNLLDIDQWTKEMITEAGAESCYVDYAPSFGRGPFGHYICTGVNDAVLHGLPHNYELADGDLLTLDLAVVKNGVAADAAISFLVGDAQPAESVAMIETTERALAAGITAAGPNAKIGDVSYAIGRVLTDAGYPINTQFGGHGIGSTMHQDPHVPNMGRPGRGFKLRPGLLLALEPWIMADTAELVTDDDGWTLRSATGCRTAHTEHTIAITDDGAEILTLPSR, from the coding sequence ATGATCGAGATCCTGAACCCCGCTGAAGTGGCCCGCGCACGGGAGACCGGCGCCCTGGTGGCTGACATCCTGCAGGCCATGAAGAACCGCGCCACCGTGGGCACCAACCTGCTGGATATCGACCAGTGGACCAAGGAGATGATCACCGAGGCCGGGGCGGAGTCCTGCTACGTGGACTACGCGCCGTCATTCGGCCGCGGGCCCTTCGGCCACTACATCTGCACGGGCGTCAACGATGCCGTGCTGCACGGGCTGCCCCACAACTACGAACTGGCCGACGGCGACCTGCTCACATTGGACCTCGCCGTCGTCAAGAACGGGGTAGCCGCCGACGCCGCCATCAGCTTTCTTGTCGGGGATGCGCAACCGGCGGAAAGCGTGGCGATGATCGAAACCACCGAACGGGCACTGGCCGCAGGGATAACTGCCGCCGGGCCGAATGCCAAGATCGGCGACGTCTCCTACGCCATCGGCCGCGTCCTCACTGATGCGGGTTACCCCATTAACACCCAGTTCGGCGGCCACGGCATCGGCTCCACCATGCACCAGGACCCGCACGTGCCCAACATGGGCCGGCCCGGCCGCGGCTTCAAGCTCCGCCCCGGACTGCTGCTGGCGCTGGAGCCGTGGATCATGGCGGACACGGCGGAGCTGGTGACGGACGACGACGGGTGGACGCTTCGGAGCGCCACTGGTTGCCGGACGGCCCACACGGAGCACACCATTGCCATTACCGACGACGGCGCGGAGATCCTGACGCTGCCGTCACGGTAG
- a CDS encoding ABC transporter permease — protein MPALAALLPTLVAIAILAALTVGILWGARTPSYLSPALAILRGAAQLAVISLVLGGVITNPLWVGAALLVMFSVASVTATRRLTWSWRRFAVVAATMAAGILVTVAIVFGTGAIEFSPRYALAVAGIVIGNSMTIATLAGRRFFEAVLEQWDQVEGWLALGATPRQATLIQARQAVHSALIPSTDQTKTTGLVTLPGAFVGAIFGGASPLEAGRFQVVVLASIMAAGSITAVALIRSLGNVKVRPDPL, from the coding sequence ATGCCCGCCCTTGCCGCCCTGCTGCCCACCCTGGTGGCCATTGCCATCCTGGCGGCACTGACGGTTGGCATCCTGTGGGGCGCGCGGACGCCGTCGTACCTCTCCCCTGCCCTTGCCATCCTCCGTGGCGCGGCCCAGCTGGCGGTGATCAGCCTGGTGCTGGGCGGGGTCATCACCAACCCGCTGTGGGTGGGCGCGGCCCTGCTGGTCATGTTCAGCGTGGCATCCGTAACGGCGACCCGCCGGCTCACCTGGTCCTGGCGGCGCTTTGCCGTGGTGGCCGCAACGATGGCCGCGGGCATCCTGGTCACGGTGGCCATCGTGTTCGGAACAGGTGCCATCGAGTTTTCGCCGCGGTATGCACTGGCAGTGGCCGGGATCGTGATCGGCAATTCCATGACCATTGCCACGCTTGCGGGCCGCCGGTTCTTCGAGGCCGTCCTGGAGCAGTGGGACCAGGTGGAGGGCTGGCTGGCACTGGGCGCAACGCCCCGGCAGGCCACCCTGATCCAGGCCCGGCAGGCGGTGCACTCGGCCTTGATCCCGTCCACGGACCAGACCAAGACCACAGGGCTTGTCACACTGCCCGGTGCGTTCGTGGGCGCCATTTTCGGTGGCGCCTCACCCCTGGAGGCCGGCCGGTTCCAGGTGGTGGTGCTGGCGTCCATCATGGCCGCCGGATCCATCACCGCCGTGGCGCTGATCCGCTCCCTGGGAAACGTCAAGGTGCGCCCCGATCCGCTCTAG
- a CDS encoding ArsR/SmtB family transcription factor, giving the protein MSLELTPVQAVACCAPLAREPLSEQEAEGIAPLLKALADPVRLRLMSMVASHEGGEACVCDLNDAFELSQPTISHHLKILHEVGLLDREKRGVWVYYRARTEALQNLAALIGGQAK; this is encoded by the coding sequence ATGTCTTTGGAGCTGACCCCGGTTCAGGCCGTCGCCTGCTGCGCGCCGCTGGCAAGGGAGCCGTTGTCCGAGCAGGAAGCTGAGGGAATTGCCCCGCTGTTGAAGGCGCTGGCCGATCCGGTCCGGCTGCGGCTGATGTCCATGGTTGCCTCGCATGAGGGCGGCGAAGCGTGCGTCTGCGACCTGAACGACGCCTTCGAGCTGTCCCAGCCCACCATCAGCCACCACCTGAAGATCCTTCACGAGGTGGGTTTGCTGGACCGGGAAAAGCGCGGGGTGTGGGTTTACTACCGCGCCCGGACGGAGGCGCTGCAGAACCTGGCCGCACTGATCGGCGGGCAGGCCAAGTGA
- a CDS encoding DUF4259 domain-containing protein, with amino-acid sequence MGAWGYLPFENDDALDWLDELDGGGAEVVRQALSRAGDRYVEAPDGAVALAAAEVTSASQGNPLGELPENVTDWVTAHGAAITAEDVEMALEAVERVAGARSELAELWEDADEPKWRESLGDLMERLRTALR; translated from the coding sequence ATGGGCGCTTGGGGCTACTTACCGTTTGAGAACGACGACGCGCTGGACTGGCTCGACGAGCTCGACGGCGGCGGAGCGGAGGTGGTACGCCAGGCACTGTCGAGGGCGGGTGACAGGTACGTCGAAGCCCCGGACGGGGCGGTCGCCCTGGCGGCCGCCGAGGTCACTTCGGCCAGCCAGGGCAACCCGTTGGGGGAACTGCCGGAGAACGTCACTGACTGGGTGACCGCCCACGGGGCCGCAATCACCGCCGAGGACGTGGAGATGGCCCTCGAGGCTGTCGAACGGGTGGCGGGGGCGAGGTCCGAACTGGCAGAGCTGTGGGAGGACGCCGACGAACCCAAATGGCGCGAATCGCTCGGGGACCTCATGGAGCGGTTGCGAACCGCACTGCGGTAG
- a CDS encoding aldo/keto reductase: MEYRPLGRTGVQVSPLCLGAMMFGPWGNNDRADATRIIHRALDAGINFIDTADVYSGGASEEIVGEAIAGRRDDVFLATKFFMPMDEKDPNQRGGSRRWIMREVENSLRRLNTDYIDLYQVHRPSPDTDVEETLGALTDLVRQGKVRYIGSSSYSGSQIVEAQWASRERNLERFVTEQPPYSILVRGIEEDVLPTVQRHGMGTLTYSPLAGGWLSGRWRKDSASRPTSSARPSARFDMSQPANQRKLDIVEELAQVAEWAGVTLIEMAIAFVINHPGVTSAIVGPRTMEQLESYLPAADTVLAPEVLDRIDQLVAPGVTVNPDDNSYGAHELTANARRRHRA, encoded by the coding sequence ATGGAATACCGCCCGCTTGGCCGCACCGGCGTGCAGGTCAGCCCCCTCTGCCTCGGCGCCATGATGTTCGGCCCGTGGGGCAACAACGACCGCGCCGACGCCACCCGCATCATTCACCGCGCCCTGGACGCCGGCATCAACTTCATCGACACCGCGGACGTGTACTCCGGCGGCGCCTCGGAAGAGATCGTGGGCGAGGCAATCGCAGGAAGGCGCGACGACGTCTTCCTCGCCACCAAGTTCTTCATGCCGATGGATGAGAAGGACCCCAACCAGCGCGGCGGCTCCCGGCGGTGGATCATGCGCGAGGTGGAGAACTCGCTCCGCCGGTTGAACACGGACTACATCGATCTCTACCAGGTGCACCGGCCCAGCCCCGATACGGACGTGGAGGAAACCCTGGGCGCCCTCACCGATCTGGTCCGCCAGGGCAAGGTCCGGTACATCGGTTCCTCTTCCTACTCCGGTTCGCAGATCGTGGAGGCGCAGTGGGCGTCCCGCGAGCGCAACCTGGAGCGGTTCGTCACCGAGCAGCCGCCCTACTCCATCCTGGTCCGCGGCATCGAGGAGGATGTGCTCCCCACGGTGCAGCGGCATGGCATGGGGACGCTGACCTACAGCCCGCTGGCCGGCGGCTGGCTCTCCGGGCGGTGGCGGAAGGACTCCGCGTCCCGGCCCACCTCTTCGGCGCGCCCCAGCGCCCGCTTCGACATGTCCCAGCCCGCCAACCAGCGCAAGCTGGACATCGTGGAGGAGCTGGCGCAGGTTGCAGAGTGGGCAGGGGTGACGCTCATCGAAATGGCCATAGCCTTCGTGATCAACCACCCCGGCGTCACCTCGGCCATCGTGGGTCCGCGCACCATGGAGCAGCTGGAGTCCTACCTTCCGGCCGCGGACACCGTCCTGGCCCCCGAGGTGCTGGACCGCATCGACCAGCTCGTCGCCCCCGGCGTCACCGTCAACCCGGACGACAACAGCTACGGCGCCCACGAACTGACAGCAAACGCACGACGGCGGCACCGGGCTTAA
- a CDS encoding oxidoreductase — MATWLITGCSTGLGRALAEAVLASGHNAVVTARNVGAVQDITAGFPDTALPLALDVTDKAQIAAAVKQAEEKFGSIDVLVNNAGYGYRAAVEEADDGDIRRLFDTNFFGAVDMIKAVLPGMRANKAGSILNISSIGARITPPGSGYYAATKAALEGMSGSLRQELQPLGINVTAIEPGGFRTDFAGRSLTQSASAIDDYADTAGKRRKEHDTAHGNQPGDPDKAARAIIAVVESPNPPGLLVLGTDAFGAFGKVAEAQRAELEQWQELSTGTDITE; from the coding sequence ATGGCAACATGGCTCATCACAGGCTGCTCCACCGGACTTGGCCGCGCACTCGCCGAAGCCGTGCTCGCGTCCGGGCACAACGCCGTCGTCACCGCCCGGAACGTTGGCGCCGTGCAGGACATCACCGCAGGCTTCCCGGACACCGCGCTCCCCCTGGCCCTGGACGTCACGGACAAGGCGCAGATCGCCGCCGCGGTGAAGCAGGCGGAGGAGAAGTTCGGCAGCATCGACGTGTTGGTGAACAACGCCGGCTACGGCTACCGGGCGGCCGTGGAGGAAGCGGACGACGGCGACATCCGGCGTTTGTTCGACACGAACTTTTTCGGTGCGGTGGACATGATCAAGGCGGTTTTGCCGGGCATGCGCGCCAACAAGGCCGGCTCCATCCTCAACATATCCTCCATCGGCGCCCGGATCACGCCGCCGGGCTCCGGCTACTATGCCGCCACGAAAGCCGCTCTGGAGGGCATGTCCGGATCGCTGCGCCAGGAGTTGCAGCCGCTGGGCATCAACGTCACCGCCATCGAGCCAGGCGGATTCCGCACCGACTTCGCGGGCCGCTCGCTCACGCAGTCCGCTTCGGCGATCGACGACTACGCGGACACCGCCGGCAAGCGCCGCAAGGAACACGACACGGCCCACGGCAACCAGCCCGGCGACCCGGACAAGGCAGCCAGGGCGATCATCGCCGTCGTCGAATCCCCCAATCCGCCGGGCCTGCTGGTCCTGGGCACTGACGCGTTCGGCGCCTTCGGCAAGGTGGCGGAAGCGCAGCGCGCGGAACTGGAGCAGTGGCAGGAGTTGAGCACCGGCACCGACATTACGGAGTAG
- a CDS encoding sensor histidine kinase has protein sequence MVSELARDAILARTGLPVPGQDLDIAVPLPSERLQNLVELARTVCGQPVTAINIITQDMQYQVATAGMEPYLCSREDSMCAVGFLSGTPTVLEDASLDPRYNTNPYVDGRRGEIRFYASIPLVAEDGFVLGTLCAGARETGQLSDRQLKGLEILAAEVVDALQLEHRARQLADALAEAHRSNALLAEFAGRISHDLRNPLTSVLGFVELARDEAGELDDPAIAGYLDTVASSGQRMLSMVKDVLSYATIGGDVRPAEVSLADLVGDVRQDLAASIETYGASVECDDLAFTADAVQMRVLLQNLVHNAITYSRPGVPPVIRVTGHRSEDGATLRVIDNGKGISEADRKRVLDPLVRLYREDDPPGTGLGLATAARIASANGGRLELGPVPGAGTMVTVHLGAS, from the coding sequence ATGGTAAGCGAACTGGCCAGGGACGCGATCCTGGCCAGGACAGGACTCCCCGTGCCGGGGCAAGACCTGGACATCGCGGTCCCCCTCCCCTCCGAGCGCCTGCAGAACCTGGTTGAGCTGGCCAGGACGGTCTGCGGGCAGCCGGTCACGGCCATCAACATCATCACCCAGGACATGCAGTACCAGGTGGCAACCGCCGGCATGGAGCCGTACCTGTGCTCGCGGGAGGATTCGATGTGCGCCGTCGGTTTCCTCAGCGGAACCCCCACCGTGCTGGAGGACGCCTCGCTGGATCCGCGCTACAACACCAACCCCTACGTGGACGGCCGGCGCGGCGAAATCCGGTTCTACGCCTCCATCCCCCTGGTTGCCGAGGACGGCTTTGTCCTGGGCACGCTGTGCGCAGGGGCCCGGGAAACCGGACAGCTGAGCGACCGGCAGCTCAAAGGCCTGGAAATCCTCGCCGCCGAGGTAGTGGACGCCCTGCAGCTGGAACACCGTGCCCGGCAGCTCGCCGACGCCCTGGCCGAGGCCCACCGCAGCAATGCACTCCTGGCTGAGTTCGCGGGCCGGATCAGCCACGACCTGCGCAACCCCCTTACCTCGGTTCTGGGGTTTGTGGAACTGGCCCGGGACGAGGCCGGGGAGCTCGATGATCCAGCCATTGCCGGTTACCTGGACACGGTGGCCAGTTCCGGCCAGCGCATGCTGTCCATGGTGAAGGACGTCCTGTCCTACGCCACAATCGGCGGGGATGTCCGGCCAGCCGAGGTGTCCCTGGCGGACCTGGTGGGGGACGTCAGGCAGGACCTGGCAGCCAGCATCGAAACATATGGCGCATCCGTGGAGTGCGACGACCTGGCCTTCACCGCGGACGCCGTCCAGATGCGCGTGCTGCTGCAGAACCTGGTCCACAACGCCATCACCTACAGCCGGCCCGGCGTCCCTCCCGTCATCCGGGTGACCGGCCACCGCTCGGAGGACGGGGCAACGCTGCGGGTGATCGACAACGGCAAGGGCATCAGCGAGGCCGACCGTAAACGCGTCCTCGATCCCCTGGTCCGCCTGTACCGGGAGGATGACCCGCCGGGCACCGGGCTGGGCCTGGCCACTGCTGCCCGCATCGCCTCGGCGAACGGCGGCCGGCTCGAGTTAGGTCCGGTTCCCGGCGCGGGCACCATGGTCACCGTCCACCTGGGCGCGAGCTAG
- a CDS encoding DUF2795 domain-containing protein, translating into MADTPNPIQIQKFLSGIDYPAKREDLLSRAKESGADNNVMEALEALPDREYDSPTAVSSAISDSNS; encoded by the coding sequence ATGGCAGACACCCCCAACCCCATCCAGATCCAGAAGTTCCTGAGCGGCATCGACTACCCCGCGAAGCGCGAAGACCTGCTGTCCCGTGCCAAGGAATCCGGTGCCGACAACAACGTGATGGAGGCCCTCGAGGCACTCCCCGACCGCGAATACGACAGCCCGACGGCGGTCAGCTCCGCGATTTCGGACAGCAACTCCTAG